Proteins encoded by one window of Chitinophagales bacterium:
- the rocD gene encoding ornithine--oxo-acid transaminase has product MKDQKYYIELEKRYGAHNYHPLPVVLEKGSGVFVWDTDGKRYYDFLAAYSAVNQGHCHPKILETLRKQSEKLTITSRAFHNNILGEYEEYITKYFGYDKILPMNTGVEGGETANKLARKWGYTKKGIPENKARIIFVNGNFWGRTLAAISTSDDPSSYEGFGPYMPGYDVIPYNDLEALEKELQDPNVAAFMVEPIQGEAGVVVPDEGYLAGVRKLCTKYNVLFIADEVQTGIGRTGKRLACDYEEAHPDILILGKALSGGVLPVSAALANDEVMLCIKPGEHGSTFGGNPLACAVAKTSLEVVKEEKMAKNAFRLGKIFRKEMEQLVNELDILKLVRGKGLLNAIVINDKEKSNTAWDICMELKNRGLLAKPTQGNKIRFTPPLIITEEQLMDCLEIIKGTLRDFDKK; this is encoded by the coding sequence ATGAAAGATCAGAAATACTATATAGAGCTTGAGAAACGCTATGGAGCCCACAACTACCATCCGCTGCCGGTAGTATTGGAAAAAGGTTCAGGGGTTTTTGTCTGGGATACAGACGGCAAACGCTATTATGATTTTTTAGCAGCATATTCTGCCGTTAATCAAGGACACTGTCACCCAAAAATTTTAGAAACACTCAGAAAGCAATCAGAAAAACTCACCATTACTTCACGTGCATTCCACAACAATATACTGGGGGAATACGAAGAATACATCACTAAATATTTTGGCTACGATAAAATATTGCCAATGAATACCGGTGTAGAAGGCGGTGAAACTGCCAATAAGCTTGCGCGTAAATGGGGCTATACCAAAAAGGGCATTCCAGAAAACAAAGCCCGGATAATATTTGTGAATGGCAATTTCTGGGGAAGGACGCTTGCTGCCATCTCTACATCTGATGACCCCAGCAGCTATGAAGGTTTTGGTCCATACATGCCAGGATATGATGTGATTCCGTACAACGATCTTGAAGCACTTGAAAAGGAATTGCAGGATCCCAATGTCGCAGCATTTATGGTGGAGCCCATTCAAGGCGAAGCCGGTGTAGTTGTACCGGATGAAGGTTATCTTGCTGGTGTGCGCAAACTGTGTACAAAATACAATGTGCTTTTTATAGCCGATGAAGTGCAGACTGGTATTGGCCGGACAGGGAAAAGGCTGGCCTGTGATTATGAGGAGGCACATCCTGATATTCTGATCCTGGGAAAAGCCCTTTCGGGAGGCGTTTTGCCTGTGTCGGCAGCCTTGGCAAATGACGAGGTTATGCTTTGTATAAAACCGGGAGAACACGGTTCTACTTTTGGAGGCAATCCACTGGCATGTGCGGTAGCTAAAACCTCATTGGAGGTTGTGAAAGAAGAAAAAATGGCGAAAAATGCTTTTCGCCTGGGAAAAATATTCCGCAAAGAAATGGAGCAACTGGTAAATGAACTGGACATTCTCAAACTGGTCAGAGGCAAAGGACTGCTGAATGCAATTGTGATTAATGATAAGGAAAAAAGCAATACTGCATGGGACATTTGCATGGAGCTGAAAAACAGGGGATTATTGGCCAAGCCCACCCAAGGCAATAAAATCCGCTTTACTCCGCCTTTAATTATTACTGAAGAGCAATTGATGGATTGCTTGGAAATTATTAAAGGGACTTTGAGGGATTTTGATAAGAAATAG
- a CDS encoding serine hydrolase: MKDICFFKVALYACIFVSFSCRGQEKEITYVDTESLSPIQATGLPIRIPNDSMLLPELSDPKLQKRLEDEINKVSKWKSLVANKKMAIGIVDLTDVNNIRFAHINGNHMMYAASLPKIAVLLAATDAIENGELEETAEVKADMKIMISKSNNAATTRMIDRVGFQKIESILTCDRYCLYDVEFGGGLWVGKRYGGGGATNREPIRNLSHAATVTQVCRFYYLLAQGKLVNQERSEQMLEIMEDPALHHKFVNTLDIIAPDARLFRKSGSWKTYHSDSVLVWGKDPNRRYILVALVDDSSGEQIIRDLVMPVERALKK; encoded by the coding sequence ATGAAGGATATCTGTTTTTTTAAAGTTGCTTTATATGCATGTATATTTGTTTCTTTTTCTTGTCGGGGACAAGAAAAAGAAATTACTTATGTCGATACAGAATCATTGTCTCCCATACAAGCCACAGGATTGCCCATTCGGATTCCAAATGATTCTATGTTATTGCCAGAGCTTAGTGACCCGAAACTTCAAAAAAGACTGGAAGATGAAATTAATAAAGTTTCTAAATGGAAAAGCCTGGTAGCCAATAAAAAAATGGCTATTGGTATTGTCGATTTGACTGATGTAAACAACATTCGATTTGCTCATATAAACGGCAATCACATGATGTATGCTGCCAGTTTGCCTAAAATTGCAGTACTCTTAGCTGCTACTGATGCTATTGAAAACGGTGAACTTGAGGAAACTGCAGAAGTAAAAGCAGATATGAAAATAATGATCAGTAAATCTAACAACGCAGCAACAACACGTATGATAGACAGAGTGGGCTTTCAAAAAATAGAATCGATTTTAACCTGTGATAGATACTGTTTGTACGATGTAGAATTTGGCGGAGGTTTATGGGTTGGCAAACGTTACGGAGGTGGCGGAGCGACAAATCGTGAGCCGATCAGAAATTTAAGTCATGCTGCTACAGTCACTCAAGTATGTCGGTTTTATTATCTGTTGGCTCAGGGGAAATTAGTAAATCAAGAACGATCTGAACAAATGCTTGAGATAATGGAGGATCCTGCTTTGCATCATAAATTTGTAAATACATTAGACATAATTGCACCTGATGCGCGGTTGTTTCGCAAATCCGGTTCATGGAAAACCTATCATTCAGATTCTGTATTGGTTTGGGGAAAAGATCCAAACAGAAGATACATTTTAGTAGCACTTGTAGATGACAGTAGTGGAGAACAAATTATAAGAGACTTAGTCATGCCTGTAGAAAGGGCTTTAAAGAAGTGA
- a CDS encoding IS630 family transposase has product MEKTDFRKLSSEQRFAFRLRAVKLLQEGKKQKEVAKTFGVRENTVSDWKKAYRAGGEKGLWDNARGAKSENMKLLDKEQEKQVQRMILDTMPDQLKLPYALWTRGAVKELVELKLGVTLAVNTVGDYLRSWGYTPQKPKKKAYEQCPEKVRKWLDEEYPAIRERATEEDAEIHWGDETGVQNNCQHGRSYAPRGRTPVKKSMSKRFSVNMISTVTNRGKVEFMIYSGSMHSDRLIEFMRQLIKGKGKKTFLILDNLRVHHSKKVKQWLGENRKAIEVFYLPSYSPEKNPDEYLNCDLKYGMSEKPSPRSQDQLRDNVEGHMNMLKYNNGRVRKYFQHEEISYAA; this is encoded by the coding sequence ATGGAAAAGACAGATTTCAGGAAACTAAGCAGCGAGCAGCGTTTCGCCTTCCGGCTGCGCGCGGTCAAGTTGTTGCAAGAGGGCAAAAAACAAAAGGAAGTGGCGAAAACCTTCGGTGTCAGGGAGAATACCGTAAGCGACTGGAAGAAGGCCTATAGGGCAGGGGGCGAAAAAGGGCTGTGGGACAACGCCCGTGGCGCAAAGTCCGAGAACATGAAGCTGCTGGACAAAGAACAGGAAAAACAGGTCCAGCGGATGATACTGGACACCATGCCGGACCAACTGAAGCTGCCCTACGCCCTGTGGACAAGGGGGGCCGTAAAGGAGCTGGTGGAGCTCAAGCTGGGGGTAACCCTTGCCGTGAACACGGTGGGCGACTACCTCAGGTCATGGGGGTACACTCCCCAGAAGCCAAAGAAGAAGGCCTACGAGCAATGCCCGGAAAAGGTGCGCAAATGGCTTGACGAGGAATACCCCGCCATCAGGGAGCGCGCAACCGAGGAAGATGCCGAGATACACTGGGGCGATGAAACGGGCGTGCAGAACAACTGCCAGCATGGGCGCTCCTATGCGCCACGGGGCAGGACGCCCGTGAAGAAAAGTATGTCAAAGCGCTTCTCGGTAAACATGATATCCACCGTGACCAACCGGGGAAAGGTAGAGTTCATGATCTACTCGGGCAGCATGCACTCAGACAGGCTGATCGAGTTCATGCGACAGTTGATCAAGGGCAAGGGGAAAAAGACCTTCCTCATACTGGACAACCTGCGGGTACACCACAGCAAAAAGGTAAAGCAATGGCTCGGGGAAAACCGCAAGGCCATAGAGGTATTCTACCTGCCATCCTACTCCCCGGAGAAAAACCCCGATGAGTACCTGAACTGCGACCTGAAGTACGGCATGTCGGAAAAGCCCTCGCCAAGGAGCCAGGATCAGCTCAGGGACAACGTGGAAGGACACATGAACATGCTTAAATACAATAACGGCAGGGTAAGGAAATATTTTCAGCACGAGGAAATAAGCTATGCCGCATGA
- a CDS encoding DEAD/DEAH box helicase → MKFQDYKISDTLKQNLESMGIKRPTDIQFKCIPPILKGEDVLAIAQTGTGKTLAFALPLIDTIHKSKKNKAASDIQAVVLVPTRELALQITSVFNQLEKHTRCKSLCIFGGVEQDKQIKSLLKGNDILIATPGRLFDLNAQGYVSLKNTKTLVLDEADHMLDLGFIDDIRDLSARLPAKRQTLFFSATINPKIKKLAYSLISKNAIRIQISPDNPVNKNVSHALCFIGIDDKRFFLERFINENPESKILVFVRTRVRAERVKNAMERVNIACETLHGAKDQKERIKILDAFKENEINVLIATDVSARGIDVSNVEFVINYDMPEKAENYVHRIGRTGRGNKKGQALSFCSTEEKELLKEIEELLGKKIKVLPVHKKDYEDTIALSDQMQEDSGDNWKALIEDEMNNKRKKRK, encoded by the coding sequence ATGAAATTTCAAGACTACAAGATATCCGACACTTTAAAACAAAACCTTGAATCTATGGGCATTAAACGGCCTACAGATATTCAGTTTAAGTGTATTCCACCGATATTGAAAGGCGAAGATGTGTTGGCCATTGCCCAAACAGGAACTGGGAAAACCCTGGCTTTTGCCCTTCCACTGATTGATACAATTCACAAATCAAAAAAAAACAAAGCTGCTTCTGATATTCAAGCTGTTGTACTGGTTCCCACCCGAGAATTGGCTTTGCAAATCACAAGTGTTTTTAATCAATTGGAAAAACACACCCGCTGCAAAAGTCTTTGCATTTTTGGTGGTGTAGAACAGGACAAACAAATCAAAAGCCTGCTGAAAGGCAATGATATTTTAATCGCAACGCCAGGTCGCCTATTTGACTTAAATGCACAAGGATATGTTTCTCTAAAAAACACAAAAACGCTGGTGCTTGATGAGGCCGATCATATGCTGGATTTGGGATTTATTGACGACATCCGAGATTTGAGTGCTCGATTGCCCGCAAAGCGACAGACCTTGTTTTTTTCTGCTACGATCAACCCAAAAATAAAAAAACTGGCTTATTCACTGATTTCAAAAAATGCCATTCGCATTCAAATTTCTCCTGATAACCCGGTGAATAAAAATGTAAGTCATGCCCTTTGTTTCATTGGTATTGACGATAAGCGCTTTTTTCTAGAGCGCTTCATAAATGAAAATCCGGAAAGTAAAATTCTCGTATTTGTAAGAACGCGAGTTCGAGCAGAACGGGTTAAAAATGCAATGGAACGTGTAAATATCGCTTGTGAAACCCTGCACGGTGCAAAAGACCAAAAAGAGCGCATCAAAATCTTAGATGCTTTTAAAGAAAATGAGATCAATGTATTGATTGCTACTGATGTGAGTGCAAGAGGAATAGATGTGAGTAATGTAGAATTTGTAATCAATTACGATATGCCCGAAAAAGCAGAAAATTATGTACACCGAATAGGAAGAACAGGACGGGGCAATAAAAAAGGGCAGGCCCTCTCTTTTTGCAGCACTGAAGAAAAAGAATTACTGAAGGAAATTGAGGAATTGCTGGGCAAAAAAATAAAGGTTTTACCTGTCCATAAAAAAGATTATGAAGACACGATTGCTCTTAGTGATCAAATGCAGGAAGATTCAGGCGATAATTGGAAAGCATTAATTGAAGATGAAATGAATAACAAGCGAAAGAAAAGAAAGTAA
- a CDS encoding cytidine deaminase, whose translation MTNKIEFKTTVKVYESLNQLSKADQILLKKAEEASALSYSPYSKFPVGTAFQLDDGTYILGSNQEDAAFPAGICAERVGLSNLAMQKPGTPIYTIAIVVPSDAPAAPCGICRQSLFQQEFRQNQNIRLLLKGKSEEIYLLPSVKSLLPLPFTF comes from the coding sequence ATGACAAATAAGATAGAATTTAAAACTACTGTAAAAGTTTATGAAAGCCTAAATCAATTGAGCAAGGCCGATCAAATACTTTTAAAAAAAGCAGAAGAAGCTTCCGCACTCTCCTATTCGCCTTATTCAAAATTTCCCGTAGGAACAGCCTTCCAATTGGATGATGGCACTTATATTCTGGGCAGCAACCAGGAAGATGCCGCTTTCCCCGCAGGAATTTGTGCGGAACGCGTGGGCCTGTCTAATTTGGCTATGCAAAAACCAGGGACGCCTATATACACCATAGCAATAGTAGTGCCTTCCGATGCTCCTGCTGCACCATGTGGCATTTGCAGGCAATCACTTTTTCAACAGGAATTTCGGCAAAATCAAAACATACGGCTTTTACTGAAAGGAAAAAGCGAAGAAATTTATCTGTTGCCCTCTGTCAAGTCTTTGCTTCCACTGCCTTTTACTTTTTGA
- a CDS encoding saccharopine dehydrogenase C-terminal domain-containing protein, whose protein sequence is MKNILLIGAGKSSNVLVDYLLTEASENDWMINIVDIDPETVKKKFTTHDRLKISALDIRKQDQLEATIETQTLVISLLPAHMHVPVAEACIKLGKNMITASYVSDEMRALDEAAKKADVLLLNEMGLDPGIDHMSAMQLIHRLKKQGASIDTFESFTGGLLAPESEADNPWQYKFTWNPRNVVLAGQGVSKFLHEGKLKYIPYHRLFHRTEIIHIPPYGYFGGYANRDSLKYQSIYGLENARTIYRGTLRRPGFSRTWNVFVQLGATDDSYQIDCKNMSYKDFINSFLYFRPKDSVELKLAHYLNLDLDSEVMYKLRWLGIFSNKKVGLEKGTPAQILQKILEDRWTLKEDEKDMIVMWHKFIYKLKDTMHELHSSMVCIGENQRNTAMAKCVGLPLGLAAKLLLSNAVESKGVQLPVLEEIYKPVLRGLEEKGIVFEENETGELDQSYL, encoded by the coding sequence ATGAAAAATATTTTATTAATAGGAGCAGGGAAATCCAGCAATGTATTGGTGGACTATTTATTGACAGAAGCATCTGAAAACGATTGGATGATTAACATAGTTGATATTGACCCTGAAACCGTAAAGAAAAAATTTACGACACACGACAGGTTGAAAATTTCAGCATTGGATATTCGCAAGCAAGATCAGTTGGAAGCAACAATAGAAACACAAACGCTTGTTATTTCCTTATTACCGGCTCATATGCATGTGCCGGTAGCTGAAGCTTGCATAAAGCTCGGCAAAAACATGATTACAGCATCTTATGTATCTGATGAAATGCGGGCTTTGGATGAAGCTGCGAAAAAAGCGGACGTTTTACTGCTGAATGAAATGGGGCTGGATCCAGGAATTGATCATATGTCGGCCATGCAGTTGATTCACCGGCTTAAAAAGCAAGGTGCTTCTATTGATACCTTTGAGAGTTTTACTGGAGGCTTGCTTGCTCCAGAAAGCGAAGCAGACAACCCCTGGCAGTATAAATTCACATGGAATCCACGCAATGTGGTGCTGGCAGGGCAGGGGGTGTCCAAATTTTTACACGAGGGCAAACTGAAGTATATTCCTTATCACCGCTTATTTCATCGAACAGAAATCATACATATTCCGCCCTATGGCTATTTTGGTGGCTATGCCAACAGAGATTCGCTGAAATATCAAAGTATTTACGGATTGGAAAATGCAAGAACCATTTATCGCGGAACTTTACGCAGACCTGGTTTTAGTCGCACTTGGAATGTTTTTGTTCAACTGGGAGCAACAGACGATTCGTATCAAATCGATTGCAAGAATATGAGCTACAAAGATTTTATCAATTCCTTTTTGTATTTCCGTCCCAAAGATTCTGTAGAATTAAAACTGGCGCATTACCTGAATCTTGACCTCGATTCGGAAGTGATGTACAAATTGCGCTGGCTCGGTATTTTTTCAAATAAAAAAGTGGGACTTGAAAAAGGAACCCCGGCTCAAATACTGCAAAAAATTCTTGAGGACAGGTGGACTTTAAAAGAGGATGAAAAAGATATGATAGTGATGTGGCACAAGTTTATTTATAAATTAAAGGATACTATGCATGAATTGCATTCCAGTATGGTATGTATTGGTGAAAATCAAAGAAATACTGCAATGGCCAAATGCGTGGGTTTGCCATTGGGACTTGCTGCAAAATTGCTTTTGAGTAATGCAGTGGAATCCAAAGGAGTGCAATTGCCCGTATTGGAAGAAATTTATAAGCCTGTATTAAGAGGCTTGGAAGAAAAAGGAATTGTTTTTGAAGAAAACGAAACAGGAGAGTTAGATCAAAGCTATTTATAA
- a CDS encoding cold shock domain-containing protein, with amino-acid sequence MRNGIVKFFNESKGYGFIKDVEEDKEYFVHVSGLIDEVKENDEVSFELQEGRKGLNAVNVKLA; translated from the coding sequence ATGAGAAACGGAATTGTAAAGTTCTTCAATGAATCAAAAGGCTACGGCTTTATTAAAGACGTAGAAGAAGACAAAGAGTATTTTGTACATGTATCAGGTTTGATCGATGAGGTCAAAGAAAATGACGAAGTGAGTTTCGAACTTCAAGAAGGTCGAAAAGGATTGAATGCCGTAAATGTTAAACTGGCTTAA
- a CDS encoding T9SS type A sorting domain-containing protein, which translates to MKTLIVIVASFFNISIFAQPVVEWDKTLGGNSHQQLRNAIQLPNGTYTMGGWSNSGISGDKTVPHKGDLDFWVINVNSLGGILWQKSYGGLGWDDLNQINITSDGGYILGGTSNSDISGDKTDTSKGGLDYWILKTDSTGNIQWQKTYGGNADERLYSISQTIDGGYIVNGWSESGISGDKTESSKGGIDLWILKLDISGNIQWQKTIGGTGNESFYQILHSDKGDTLGGAPIIQTSDAGYLLGCSSNSDISGDKTENSKGEFDYWVIKLDNNGNIQWQKTIGGAQSDRIHAIEESSNNGEYIIAGSSKSGISGDKTEAHIGQFDYWVVKLDISGNIQWQKTIGGSDFDALTTVNECDNSDVLIGGKSRSPVSGSKTMNTKGSNDYWLVKLDTSGNIVWQSVIGGNSWDNLSSVSLTNDGGYFLAGTSQSLISGDKSEAKRGLRDYWVVKLSPDTGVVAQDLVWPGDANDDGVANVYDILPIAVGYNTAGLVRANASSNWVGQASSDWADTFSIGVNYKHADCDGNGIIDLFDVQPIGMNYGLTHAKSSGSPQQALNPDLFLNFQKDSFQLGETVQGTIQLGTMSNPIDDIYGIAFSIAYDASIIDSNSFQVDFSNSWLAPIDSSVFLYKDIYSASKVDMGIARIDHNNKTGYGALAIVSFVLQDNIDGKNDLAATLNLNFDNVVAIAADESELNISSAGDSLFVQNKSVGIAPNFEGQFGLEVYPNPTRGQLIVEWHENNDLETIKLFDSTGKIISQNNISGELKTTLDTQNLPAGIYLLEIAGKNSRSMRKVSVLK; encoded by the coding sequence ATGAAAACTCTAATTGTAATAGTCGCTTCATTTTTTAACATTAGTATTTTTGCACAACCTGTTGTTGAGTGGGATAAGACATTGGGAGGTAATTCTCATCAACAATTGAGAAATGCCATTCAACTTCCTAACGGTACATATACAATGGGAGGCTGGTCTAATTCAGGCATCAGTGGAGATAAAACAGTACCCCATAAAGGTGATCTTGATTTTTGGGTTATAAATGTAAATTCATTGGGAGGGATTTTATGGCAAAAATCCTATGGAGGACTTGGATGGGATGATCTTAACCAGATAAATATAACATCAGATGGAGGGTATATACTTGGAGGGACTTCCAACTCAGACATTTCAGGTGATAAAACAGATACTTCAAAAGGGGGCTTAGACTACTGGATTTTAAAAACTGATAGTACTGGTAATATACAATGGCAAAAAACCTATGGAGGAAATGCTGATGAAAGGTTGTATTCTATATCACAAACTATAGATGGTGGGTATATAGTAAATGGTTGGTCTGAATCAGGAATTTCAGGAGATAAGACTGAAAGTTCAAAAGGGGGAATAGATTTATGGATTCTAAAACTTGATATTTCGGGCAATATACAATGGCAAAAGACTATTGGAGGAACTGGTAATGAATCCTTTTATCAGATTTTACATTCTGACAAAGGAGATACTTTAGGTGGTGCGCCTATAATTCAAACAAGTGATGCTGGTTACCTTTTAGGTTGTTCTTCAAATTCAGATATATCAGGAGATAAGACAGAAAATTCTAAAGGTGAATTTGATTATTGGGTGATTAAACTGGATAATAATGGAAATATACAATGGCAAAAAACCATTGGCGGAGCGCAATCTGATAGAATTCATGCTATAGAAGAATCTTCTAATAATGGTGAATATATAATAGCGGGATCTTCCAAGTCTGGTATATCAGGAGATAAAACAGAAGCCCATATAGGGCAATTTGATTATTGGGTTGTGAAACTTGATATTTCAGGAAATATACAATGGCAAAAAACTATTGGAGGAAGTGATTTTGATGCTTTAACAACTGTCAATGAATGTGACAACAGTGATGTTTTGATTGGGGGGAAATCCAGGTCTCCGGTGTCAGGTAGCAAAACAATGAATACAAAAGGTTCCAATGACTACTGGCTTGTAAAATTGGATACTTCAGGAAATATTGTTTGGCAAAGCGTTATTGGCGGAAATAGTTGGGATAATCTTAGTTCAGTAAGCTTAACAAATGATGGGGGGTATTTTTTAGCAGGCACTTCCCAGTCCCTAATTTCAGGTGATAAATCTGAAGCTAAAAGAGGCTTGAGAGACTATTGGGTAGTAAAACTTTCACCTGATACTGGTGTAGTAGCGCAAGACTTGGTTTGGCCAGGAGACGCGAATGATGATGGAGTTGCCAATGTCTATGATATATTACCGATTGCAGTTGGGTACAATACAGCCGGCCTTGTTCGTGCAAATGCTTCAAGCAACTGGGTAGGTCAGGCTTCTTCAGACTGGGCAGACACATTTTCAATTGGTGTGAATTACAAACATGCAGATTGTGATGGCAATGGAATTATTGACCTGTTTGATGTTCAACCCATTGGAATGAATTATGGACTTACGCATGCTAAGTCTAGTGGTTCACCTCAACAAGCGTTGAACCCTGACTTGTTTCTAAATTTTCAAAAAGACAGCTTTCAGCTTGGAGAAACAGTTCAGGGTACAATTCAACTTGGAACAATGTCCAATCCTATTGATGATATATATGGTATTGCTTTTTCTATTGCTTATGATGCCAGTATAATAGATAGCAATTCATTTCAAGTTGATTTTAGTAATTCGTGGCTGGCTCCAATTGACAGCAGTGTTTTCTTGTATAAGGATATTTACAGTGCCTCTAAAGTTGATATGGGTATTGCCAGAATAGACCACAATAACAAAACAGGATATGGAGCACTTGCTATTGTGAGTTTTGTACTTCAGGACAATATAGATGGTAAAAATGATTTAGCAGCTACATTAAACTTAAACTTTGATAATGTAGTGGCTATTGCTGCCGATGAATCAGAATTGAATATTAGTTCTGCCGGTGACTCATTGTTTGTTCAAAATAAATCTGTAGGTATTGCTCCAAATTTTGAAGGGCAATTTGGACTTGAAGTATATCCAAATCCTACAAGAGGGCAGTTAATAGTTGAATGGCATGAAAACAATGACCTGGAAACTATTAAACTTTTTGACAGTACCGGAAAGATAATTTCACAAAACAATATCAGCGGAGAGCTGAAAACTACATTGGACACACAAAATTTGCCTGCGGGAATATATTTACTGGAAATTGCCGGTAAAAATAGTAGAAGCATGCGAAAAGTGTCTGTTCTGAAGTAA